TATCTTTATCTCTTATCTCTATCTCTCTAATCTGTTCCCTTGTCAAATAAATCTGCAAACACTGGGTTAAACTGAATCTATCAGATTTCTCCATCACAGGATTTCTCAGGATTACTATAACTCTCTACAAGGGTGTGTGATAGGCCACATCGCTCAGACATATTTATCTACTGACTCCCCATCTCAAAAAACATCTTTCTAGCACTAGTGTTCCATGGAACACACTTTGGGAAACATTGCTTTTAAATATGAATTTGCACCTTTCACTTGTACCCTTTCCTCAATCCTGTAAAAAATTGCttcttctatattatatattttgcATTGCTACATCCGAGGGAATCTATCTACTATATAAAATACTTTTTCCATTCCTGTAATTAACCATTGCtgttttgtttaattattttGGAATCACTGAAATCAATCGTTCACtgacctagaaaaaaaaattgtgctaacTTATAATTAATTATACATAAAACCCATGAGTTTGCCCACACTCTACTTTTCTCTAACCAAAGGTAAGAAGTTGAGCTTATGATTGGCATGTGAACCCAGGTAAGCAAAGGATATCTTATCCTCAGGAAACCATAGCAACCACCATTAAACCACATTCTGTTATAATAAAGCcatattaataaatataataaacacGTATTTATGATAAAGTCGTCTTAATCTGGAACCTGGAAAATTtagcaatactttttttttaagtgcattaCTCTTAGAGAATGCTAATATTCAAAGGAATCAAATAGTCCTCAAAGGACTAAACAGACTTCTAAATGGTAAGCAGTTATTGGATATAATATTTCATTCCTATTGAGTGAAACTATTGATACCTCCCTTTATCAAACTCTCTGAATCCACACCAGTAGGAAAATTGCAAGGAACTTGAGTGCAAAAATGCATATGCTGTATTGTCACATCGATGTGTGTTTTACtctaaatactaaaaaaatactacattaaaagaaaaaaaaaaaaaaaccaaccccataAAATCATTTGATAAAGTCAACCTCTGCATTGCAAAAACCTGCTCTGTAATTTAACCAGAATCAAAAACATTGCCTAAAATGACCAGTTTAACAAGAAGTTCCCTAAGTTATCCCTGTATTTTCTATTACAAATCAGAGAATTCATTATCAGTAAACTTAGTACCAAGTATTTCAGGGCCGCAGGCTAGGATTCAGGTTCAGGTTTCTGACATGAAAACCTTAACACGGCCTGGAGAAATTCCCTTAAGCACATAGCAGTCATCCAATTTCATGTTAATGATTAAATTACCAACATTCAATTATATTTTCCAAACCTCTGTTGAAAAATTCTAAAGGCCCTTAGAAAATCAAAGCTCAAGTTGGCAAGTGAAACCGTTTACCTGGGAAAGCAAAACAAAGAGGGGTCCTCCCAACCCCAGTCAGCACATTGCCAAGTGGCACGCGATGTACCCCATCCCTATTGTCAGGCACGAATTCTTTATAACACTGGGATACACCGCGGAACAAAAATACTATTAGAAATGCTTCAAAAGGAACATTTTTGGCTGCGATAGAGGCTTTTGACATTATTTATTAGCTTCAAAAATGCTTCACAAAAGCCTCACAGTAGTCCTGTGGAAACCAGGACATCTGAGGCCCTCTCTGTTGTTCTGCGCAGGCATTGATTTGGGGATGGGCAGCATCCATGGGACAATTCCCTCGCAGCGGTCAAAGCAAGTGAGCATTCACCCCCGGCCAAGGAGGGGCCTGTGAACAAGCCTTATGGAAACGCCGAGGTAGGCGGGAGGGGGGAGAAGAGCAAAACTTTATTAACCTCTCAGAGAAGAGATGTGTGGAAACACCGGCAAGCCGAGGAAGGGGCGCCCCTTCCAGATTGCCCCGGAGGGAGGCGTCTTCCCTGGGCCCCCTTTTCCCCGGGACATGAGGATGCTTGGGGAGCATCTCCGGTGCCATGGTGACTGCACATCTTCCTAGAGGATTTCCTTGCGCGCCTCGAAGCCCGCTTTGGAAATCTGGGTTTGCCAGAGCGCCTTCAGTGGTTGCCGTCCTCTGCTCCAGCTCCGGTTCTGAAAAACTCTCAGAGGCTTCCTGCACCGTTAAGGGCGCCTGGCTTCTTCTGCAGAGGCCCATGGCAGTGAAAGGTCTCGctgaggaacctggaagaaagGAGGGTAGGGATGGCACTGAAAAGCAAGGAATTTGTCCACCGGAGCCTTTTAAAAATCTCTGTGACTACTGGATGTCTAAGAACTCAAGGTTTGTAATGTGCTAAAAGACAAACATCATCTGACATTATCTTCAGGCGCTTCCCCACAtttctttaagaaaatgaaaatgttatcTATTCCTTTTCCGCTACTTGGAAGTCCCTCGTCCCCAAAATTTATTTTACCAAACCCCCATAAGACGTCTATTCAAAAGAAACTGTTTAAAACTTCAAGGGAAGGAAATAGAAGGACTGGTGACTAAAATGGGCCCTCATCTTCTAAATTTGAGAGAAGCTTGTGAATGG
The DNA window shown above is from Elephas maximus indicus isolate mEleMax1 chromosome 4, mEleMax1 primary haplotype, whole genome shotgun sequence and carries:
- the C4H12orf42 gene encoding uncharacterized protein C12orf42 homolog, whose protein sequence is MLSGADDMNGAFPERTQNPLEYKTLLCTRQYSFPRSPPVSPASSKEESYIEDILYSTLFSENSEVPLTSAAKKEIKKRTRRPPQQAWSSPFLESQMAKKPTQPHSIDPVYLEAAGRHIDRHARLPNQSYCNSEEYPVLYGSSARPFTAMGLCRRSQAPLTVQEASESFSEPELEQRTATTEGALANPDFQSGLRGAQGNPLGRCAVTMAPEMLPKHPHVPGKRGPREDASLRGNLEGAPLPRLAGVSTHLFSERLIKFCSSPPSRLPRRFHKACSQAPPWPGVNAHLL